CGCCCCCTACGCCGGCTGCGCCATGGGCGAGTATTTCCGAGACTCTGGGCGTCACTCCCTTTGCATCTACGACGACCTGTCCAAGCATGCCCAGGCCTACCGCCAACTCTCGCTGCTGCTGCGTCGGCCGCCCGGCCGCGAGGCCTATCCGGGCGACGTCTTCTACCTGCACTCGCGCCTTCTGGAGCGGGGGGCCAAACTGAATGACGATCTGGGCGGAGGGTCGCTCACGGCGCTCCCGATCATCGAGACGCAGCTTGGCGATGTCTCGGCCTACATTCCGACCAACGTGATCTCGATCACCGACGGCCAGATCTATCTGGAAACCGATCTGTTCTTCGCCGGCATCCGCCCGGCCATCAACGTCGGCCTGTCGGTCTCCCGGGTCGGCGGCTCGGCCCAGATCAAGGCGATGCGGCAGGTGGCCGGTAAGCTTCGGCTGGACTTGGCGCAGTATCGGGAGATGGCAGCATTTGCCCAATTCGGGAGTGAACTGGACAAGGCGACCCAGGCTCAGCTCAATCGGGGCGCGCGAATGGTCGAGGTGCTGAAACAGGGACAGTATGTGCCCCTCGAGGTCGAACGACAGATCCTCATCATCTACGCGGGGACGGCCGGCCACCTGGACGAGCTTCCGGTTGATGCAGTCTTGCAATTCGAGGGGACGCTATACAACTCGGTTCAGGGACGGTATCCGGGTATCTTTCAGGAGATCAAGGAAAAGCGCGAGCTCAGTGATGCCCTCCGCGCCGAGATGGACCAGGCGATTACCGAGTGCAAGACGGAGTTTCTCGCTGCCCGAAAGGCGG
Above is a genomic segment from Candidatus Methylomirabilota bacterium containing:
- the atpA gene encoding F0F1 ATP synthase subunit alpha; this translates as MAQIKAEEITEIIKQQLAGYEALVDVAEIGTVIEAGDGIARIYGLEKAMAGELLEFPHDVFGMVLNLEEDNVGAVLLGEAEAIKEGDLVKRTGRIASVPVGEALVGRVVNALGQPIDGKGPIDAKELRPIERLAPGVVDRRPVKEALQTGIKAIDAMIPIGRGQRELIIGDRQTGKTAVAIDAIINQRGKDVFCVYVAVGQKRSTVAQVVKTLEEAGAMAYTMVVAATASEAAPLQYIAPYAGCAMGEYFRDSGRHSLCIYDDLSKHAQAYRQLSLLLRRPPGREAYPGDVFYLHSRLLERGAKLNDDLGGGSLTALPIIETQLGDVSAYIPTNVISITDGQIYLETDLFFAGIRPAINVGLSVSRVGGSAQIKAMRQVAGKLRLDLAQYREMAAFAQFGSELDKATQAQLNRGARMVEVLKQGQYVPLEVERQILIIYAGTAGHLDELPVDAVLQFEGTLYNSVQGRYPGIFQEIKEKRELSDALRAEMDQAITECKTEFLAARKAA